GTAATGGAAAAATCAATTTAGCATATCTGAAatcaggtaaaaaaaaaaaatggaagtaaACATCAATAACATTCTCCAGTTACTCTGTCGACTCATTTCATAAAACTGGATGATTCCATAAAGACGAAAAAATCGCAAAGGCCCCATAATGTGGTAATAGCCAATAGCAGCAAAATAAGCTAAAAAAACAGATGACACAAAAATAAGGGTAAAAGCAAGCAATAGTTAGATTCCTAGAAGCAAGTAATAAATGTTTAAGCATTGATGACGCACAAAATTCAACCTCAGAGCAACTATCAAATTGAAGGTCTCCTGCAAAAGAGAGGCAATTCATACAGGGTATCAGTAGCAACAGAGAACAAAAAGATATACAGATGATTTTCAGGAATTCAAATTctataaaaacagaaaagaaacaACATCTTTAAACTCGATTAAAGGTATTTCAAAAGGCTGATTTTGTCttctaatttattttttcttgtccTGCTTCTTTAATCTAGAAGTGGCAGGACAAATCGTACTTTAATTGAGAATGGAATGCAGTCTAGAATGACAAAAATTGCAAGTATTATAGGATATGTGCACCTATCATTCCACTTGAAATAAACAATGCTTGCAATTTCTGTATAAAAGGTTAAAAATGACTATGACGCGCTTTCTTTGAACTCCCAAAGCACCAGCCAATACTAAATTGTCTAAACTTTAAATGTAGAATAATGAGAAAGAAAATGTCTAGTTCCTGGACCCAATATCAAAACTAAAACGgtaaggaaaaaaagagaaaatccatcacATAACATATAAAACACCAAGTTAGTTTGAAAACTTCCAAATACAGGAATTTCAATAGTTAGGAAAGGAAGGAAAGATCCGACTCAATTTGGTAAGTCCAAGAAACACTACCAAACGGATGTTTTTGGACCTAAGAAGATCCAAGAATAATCCGGGAGGACTAAACCACCACCGGATTAAAAGGAAGCACTACGCATCCATCTGGATTTTTTGAAGCAAATCCTCATCTTAATGTTACTGCCTCCAAGTCTTAAAGGCTTGATGGTGGCCTAAAGCATCATATTTCACCATTGGATTAGCATTAGGAAACACACCCTAAAGCATCATATTCTAGAATTCCCAAAGCACCAAAAGTAAAAAACAGTTCAACAAGTTGCTCCAAAAAAAATACTCATCATCAAAATTCCATCAAATAACATATCCATAGCAACTCTTTCCATTCAACAATGCTACAAATCAACAAACATTCCCGATAATGaaaacaaacaagaacacaTTCAGTGAGGATTGCTAACTTCATACACAAAAACAAGTTTGTCTTCAACTAAAATTTCATGAATGTTCAGAATTTTACACATTACCCAAGCAGAATgtcttcaatttctttttcaagCAAACAATCAACTGGCCATCCTATCAAAAATTCATAATTACAAGGtaaaaataaaagcaataaCTAATCAAGAACTATCAcaaattgaaggaaaaaaagattaaaaaatgaaaaataatttcCCAAAATTAAAAAGGACAGAAGTTATAAGATATATATAAAACATAAAACAACAAAGCCATTAATTCCTTGATATACTTACCCGTGAGGCTAGAGGTTTGGAGGTAATAATCTAAAAGTACCTACAACCAAAAAACTACAAAAAGAGTAGAAATATTCAATAACAATAGATAAAGCCTGGATATTGAAAAAATGACGAAAAAAAGGCCGTAAGAGGAGAGCAAAACAATGGACACCCTCTTTGGTCGTCCTCCTTGATCCTTGAATGTTAACTGTTCAACGTTACTTGTCTGTGTTTTTCAGAGAGGAAAAAATGGAGAGGCATGGAGGagggtaattttttttttgaaaaaaaaaaataattatataacaTATTCTATCCTAAATTACGGGGGAAGGGGAGTCTAAAAAGGATTTATTAGGGCTAACAGATATACAAACTTTATTAAACCAAGGGGGTGCTTTGACACtacctttgaatttttttcgtTGCAGTTGAAATTTGAACCCCCACCTACAATTTAAGAAGGGACATAAGTCCCTGCTTGGTGGCCACTGAACTTGAGAGGTTGAGTTGATGGTGATTTTTGAGGAGTGAGAAAATCAAGAGAAGATGCAAATGGTAAGAGAGGAAGGAGGTGAACGAAGTGAGGCTTTTGCCTCGGGCCTCTTAAAGCATCATTCTTTTTTACTGTATTACTTTTCGTATAGACTTTGGGTTCCAAAACACACAACCTAACAAAAGAGAGCTTTTcatagattttttttcctttgagttCCAAGACACAAAACAATTCTACCTAAAAACAAATTCTTACACAATAGGCATATGCATGTGCACTGCACATGGGAGGAAGACCATGTTCTGGCAAACTCCATTCCCACTTTATATACATTCTTTAAATATTATAAACCCAAGGACCTCTCTTTAAGATACCAAGCTTGTAATAATTTATGCATGGACATGAGTTTCCATTTTAaatgttcttcttttttttttttttgtctcagACGCAACTAAACCAAGGGAGTGCTATGACACAACctttagatttttttcgctgcAGGTGAGGTTTGAACCCTCAACCTACAGCCCAAGGAGTGACTTAAGTCCCTccctggtggccactgagccattggcccaGTGGTTCATTTTAAATGTTCTTCAGTTGaggcttttttttctttccttccctCTGTTCATTTTGCATAGAAAGAAATTGTTGCGAACAAGAACATATGCATATGCTTCATAACATGCTAATGAGAAATTAATTTGTactccaaaaaaaattaataaaaacgAAAGCCCTTCGATTGTTATCCCTTTGTTGTGGGTCATGAGAAGGCAATGTATACCAAATACCCTGAAATCATTAGACCAAATCTAAGAAGAAGTGAGGTAATCGTTGTTTTTCAGATTTGATGGGAGGTTAGTGAAATTGTCACAAGTCTCAAAGTGACTTGCACTGACCGGAAGAGATTGTGAGGCAGCCAAATTGTTCTCCTTTTAATACCAtccaagggaaaaaaagaagcaaaaattcTAGTTGTATGTGATTTTAGAGGTTATGTGTGAGATTGAAATCTTGTTCCATGCTTCAATATTACACAAAGTTTGCTCTTCGTACAAGCTTATGTGACACTTAGAGATCCATGTGCAAACTTCTCTGTAGGCTACAAAATTGTGATGAGCATGCAAGTGCAAGATTTTATTTGCATATAATCTGAGGTTGTTAGCCATGTAATGCACTGAAATATGAGGGGAAATACTGAAATATTGTTCCTCAAACTTCAATtgcaaatttaaattttctttttcaatttcaatGTGGTttgaatattttcaaaaaattattatctaGAAGAAGTTGTAAGAAAAAGAAGGTGCAAATGGTTCTCCAAACTAGATCTTGTACCCCTTCATTCGAGAGAGAGCACAATTAAAATGGGAAGAAATTTACTTAACATTTTATTCGATTTGGGAACTCATAGCCACATTAGTAGATTGATCTCTGGCGTAAGCAGCCAGGACTACATTTCATCTCTCAGTAGATAATGAGAGGAACTCATGCGACAGCATGGGATTTTTCAGCGGACTTGGTTGTATAAGTCAGAGGATCGCCGTTAACATAAGGCCTGATTGCTTGACAGTAGTTTTGGTCATAGAATCTGCTCCAAAGCATGACCCCTCCATAGTTGGGATAGCTCTGCACAACGGGAAGAATCTGATTAATTAGCACTTCAGGTGGGATGTAACCGCCACTAGGTGCTGCCTCAGGGGCTGCAGGCAATCCCAGGAATAATGTATTAACGCCTGTATATGAAGCCCATTGATCCCAACTGGCAAAGAGTCTACTGAGATCGCCTGATGTATACTGACAAGGAGGATTGTTGTAAAATTGCACCCACACGTAGTCAAAGAGGCCAGTTTTGATAGCAGTGTCAAGATAATAGTCCGGAATGGGACATTGTGGTGCTGCAGATAGGTACACCTTTCTCTCTGGAGTGCTGTATCCCGAGAGTGCCCGGGCGAGATCATCCCAATACAGGTTCGATCCAAGTTCGATGTCAAAGTCTATGCCATCTAAAACAGCATCACCAAGTGGACGAGAGTCTGACTGACCGCCCAAATAATTGTTCCAGAGGTAGTCTGCAACATTGCGAGCATCCTCGGGGGAAGCCAGGATTGGTCCTCTTCCTGTCCCAGGAGAACCTCCACCAAGAGAGAGGAGCACTTTGATGCCCAGGCTCTGGCAAACCTCTATCTCAGAACTCAGGAAGGTGCATGGGCTCGGGATACAGTGGCCAGCTAAGTTCAGTTCCGGCGTTTGGCCACTGCCAAAGGATACCAGAAAGGCAATATTTACATAGTCATAGTTGCCACTATTGCAGGCCTCTTCCAGGCTTCCTTCATTGCCATTTTGGCCCCAGTAGACTGCGATTCCAGCGCCTTCTGAGGACCTGGTCAATGAAGATATCATCAGCAGGGATATTATTGCTAAGAACAGTGGTCGTAAACAGGCagccatttatttttctttttctctgcTATTTTTGCAGATTTATTTGGGGGTGAAATTGGTTGCCCAAAGATGGACCCTTTTATAGATGATTTCAGATTTACGGCAACAGTTCTAAGAATATTTACCATACTGCGTTTTACCCAAAAACGTGAAATGTGTGCCTTTTGCCAGCATCAAACCAACCATGGCTCAGACCTTATTCTATATTTAATCTAGAAAATCAAATGAATCGGTCAAATTCCATTAAAAATTGATCGAATCATTCAAAATCGGTAAAAAAAAATAGGCCTTTGAACtgatttttc
Above is a genomic segment from Coffea eugenioides isolate CCC68of chromosome 5, Ceug_1.0, whole genome shotgun sequence containing:
- the LOC113772327 gene encoding acidic endochitinase-like, which codes for MAACLRPLFLAIISLLMISSLTRSSEGAGIAVYWGQNGNEGSLEEACNSGNYDYVNIAFLVSFGSGQTPELNLAGHCIPSPCTFLSSEIEVCQSLGIKVLLSLGGGSPGTGRGPILASPEDARNVADYLWNNYLGGQSDSRPLGDAVLDGIDFDIELGSNLYWDDLARALSGYSTPERKVYLSAAPQCPIPDYYLDTAIKTGLFDYVWVQFYNNPPCQYTSGDLSRLFASWDQWASYTGVNTLFLGLPAAPEAAPSGGYIPPEVLINQILPVVQSYPNYGGVMLWSRFYDQNYCQAIRPYVNGDPLTYTTKSAEKSHAVA